A genomic segment from Leptolyngbya boryana PCC 6306 encodes:
- a CDS encoding GAF domain-containing sensor histidine kinase: protein MTIHGSHAPLPARSEECQHQLYLSVQYQKILIRILSRIRSSVPLASLCSTSCQDICRQLKIERVAIYRFNSDWSGSFMNQLGFAESPWDTLTAFGQDLVWQDSHLQQTEGGRYLKNEPFAVADIYEAGHSCCHIEVLEQFQIRAYAIAPIFVGAKLWGLIAAYQHSAPREWYPHEVSFLAQAGAHLGIAMQQAEILKQAEQRHTELQDAIARQRALTQVVGKIRSSVDTHIILDTACQELCKLLKLERAAVYRFNEDWSGEFVSQFGIVEPFWEQTNPFGKNLVWEDTHLQETQGGRYRNNESFAIADIYQAGHSRCHLDILEQFKIRAYVLAPIFTGTKLWGLIAAYQHSSPRQWQPFEIEFLEQVGAQLGVAIQQAENLEQSKQRAIALQDAIARQRALTEVVGKIRSSLDIHLILKMTCQEVCKLLRVERVAVYRFNEDWSGEFISNFGMVEPQWDSINPFGQNLVWQDTHLQDTKGGRYRNNEHFAVNDIYQAGHSRCHLEILEQFKIRAYALTPIFVGRNLWGLLAAYQHSETRQWGEVEVEFLGQVASQLGVAMQSSNLLTQTQIRANELQQAAEQRRILFDIVVKMRESLNWETLVRAALPEVRRVLNADRVGILRFDPDSGYCSGEFIAEDVLPNLDSALNVKVHDRYGDQHLDQFSQGTAQVISDTTKLEAKLPYFDVIEWFQVKAQITVPLMEGDTLWGLLCIHQCGRTRQWEETELEFVTQVAAQISVALRQANLFQQSSLLGQTREEADQLAQALRELRAAQLQIIHAEKMASLGQLVAGIAHEINNPINFIHGNLEHAEQYIQELLHCTMLYREHCPDSIPQIQAHWQNADLEFTVEDLPKMLESMKVGTERIRDIVTSLRNFSRLDEAEFKTVDIHDGIDSTLMILQHRLKPSIDSPMIQVVKDYDALPMVECYPGQLNQVFMNLLSNAIDAIEERNVERSPDSLATSPGKIRISTAMIDQDSISIRISDNGLGIDEAALSRLFDPFFTTKTIGKGTGLGLSISYQIVTEKHHGKLYCHSTSGQGAEFVVELPIRQAGVR, encoded by the coding sequence ATGACAATTCATGGCTCTCATGCTCCTCTTCCTGCCAGATCTGAGGAATGTCAGCATCAACTTTATCTCTCTGTTCAATATCAAAAAATTCTCATAAGAATTCTGTCCAGGATTCGTTCATCGGTTCCCCTAGCATCGCTTTGTTCTACCTCTTGTCAAGACATTTGTCGCCAACTGAAAATCGAGCGCGTTGCCATTTATCGCTTTAACAGCGATTGGAGCGGCAGTTTCATGAATCAATTGGGATTTGCTGAATCGCCGTGGGATACCTTAACCGCTTTCGGACAAGATTTGGTCTGGCAAGACTCGCACCTTCAGCAAACCGAAGGGGGACGCTATCTCAAAAACGAACCGTTTGCAGTCGCAGATATCTATGAGGCAGGGCACTCCTGTTGTCATATCGAAGTACTGGAGCAATTCCAGATCCGAGCGTATGCGATCGCACCGATTTTTGTCGGCGCAAAGCTCTGGGGGTTAATCGCTGCCTATCAACATTCCGCCCCTCGCGAGTGGTATCCCCATGAAGTGAGCTTTCTTGCCCAAGCGGGTGCGCATTTGGGAATCGCTATGCAGCAGGCAGAGATTCTGAAGCAAGCAGAACAACGTCACACCGAATTGCAAGACGCGATCGCGCGCCAACGTGCCCTCACTCAAGTTGTGGGAAAGATTCGCTCCTCTGTAGATACTCACATCATTCTGGATACAGCTTGCCAAGAACTCTGTAAACTGCTCAAGCTAGAGCGAGCTGCGGTTTATCGCTTCAATGAGGACTGGAGCGGTGAATTTGTCAGCCAATTCGGGATTGTCGAACCGTTTTGGGAGCAGACGAATCCCTTTGGTAAAAATTTGGTTTGGGAAGATACACACCTCCAAGAAACTCAAGGCGGACGCTACCGCAACAATGAAAGTTTTGCGATTGCGGACATTTATCAAGCCGGACACTCGCGCTGTCACCTGGATATTTTGGAGCAGTTCAAAATTCGCGCTTATGTCCTGGCTCCCATTTTTACCGGAACCAAACTCTGGGGACTCATCGCCGCTTATCAGCACTCTAGCCCTCGCCAGTGGCAACCCTTTGAGATTGAGTTTCTAGAACAGGTGGGTGCCCAATTAGGCGTCGCCATCCAACAAGCCGAGAATTTAGAGCAATCGAAACAACGGGCGATCGCGCTGCAAGATGCGATCGCCCGTCAACGTGCCCTCACCGAAGTCGTTGGCAAAATTCGCTCCTCGCTCGACATTCACTTGATCTTGAAAATGACTTGCCAGGAGGTTTGCAAACTCTTGCGGGTTGAGCGCGTTGCTGTCTATCGCTTCAATGAGGATTGGAGTGGGGAATTTATCAGCAACTTTGGCATGGTCGAACCTCAATGGGACAGCATCAATCCTTTTGGACAAAACTTGGTTTGGCAAGATACTCATTTGCAAGACACTAAGGGCGGACGCTATCGCAACAATGAGCATTTTGCCGTCAATGATATCTACCAAGCTGGGCATTCGCGCTGCCATCTCGAAATTCTAGAGCAATTTAAGATTCGAGCGTATGCGCTAACCCCGATTTTTGTCGGACGCAATCTTTGGGGGCTGCTTGCTGCCTATCAACATTCTGAAACACGCCAGTGGGGTGAAGTCGAAGTTGAGTTTTTGGGACAAGTTGCGAGCCAACTGGGTGTGGCAATGCAAAGTTCCAACTTGTTGACGCAAACTCAAATTCGCGCCAATGAACTACAACAAGCTGCTGAACAACGCCGGATCTTGTTTGATATCGTCGTCAAGATGCGGGAGTCACTAAACTGGGAAACGCTCGTTAGAGCAGCACTGCCAGAAGTGCGGCGAGTACTCAACGCTGATCGCGTCGGAATTCTCCGGTTCGATCCAGATTCTGGATATTGCAGTGGAGAATTTATTGCCGAAGATGTGCTGCCGAACTTGGACTCTGCCCTCAATGTCAAGGTGCACGATCGTTATGGCGATCAGCACCTCGACCAATTTTCTCAAGGAACTGCCCAAGTTATTTCCGATACGACCAAACTTGAGGCGAAGCTGCCCTATTTCGATGTGATTGAGTGGTTCCAGGTGAAGGCACAAATTACAGTTCCTCTCATGGAAGGCGATACCCTTTGGGGGCTGCTATGTATTCATCAATGTGGTCGGACTCGCCAGTGGGAAGAGACTGAACTAGAATTTGTCACCCAAGTCGCAGCGCAAATCAGCGTTGCATTGCGCCAAGCTAATCTCTTTCAGCAATCGAGTCTACTCGGACAAACGCGAGAAGAAGCAGATCAACTTGCCCAAGCCCTTAGAGAACTGCGTGCGGCTCAACTTCAAATCATTCATGCCGAAAAAATGGCGAGTTTGGGACAATTGGTTGCAGGTATTGCCCACGAGATTAACAATCCGATTAATTTCATTCACGGCAACCTAGAACACGCTGAACAGTACATCCAAGAGTTACTGCACTGTACGATGCTCTATCGAGAGCATTGCCCTGATTCAATTCCCCAGATTCAAGCGCATTGGCAGAATGCGGATCTAGAGTTTACAGTCGAAGACCTACCGAAAATGTTGGAATCGATGAAGGTGGGCACAGAGCGAATTCGCGATATTGTCACATCTTTGCGGAACTTCTCACGCTTGGATGAAGCCGAGTTTAAGACCGTAGATATCCACGATGGTATCGATAGTACATTGATGATTTTGCAGCATCGCTTGAAACCGTCGATCGATAGCCCGATGATTCAGGTGGTCAAAGACTACGATGCACTCCCTATGGTGGAATGTTATCCCGGTCAACTGAATCAGGTGTTCATGAACTTGCTGTCAAATGCCATCGATGCGATCGAAGAACGAAATGTTGAACGATCACCAGACAGCCTTGCAACATCCCCAGGCAAAATTCGTATTTCCACCGCGATGATCGATCAAGATTCTATCTCGATTCGGATTTCGGACAATGGATTGGGAATCGATGAAGCAGCATTGTCTCGGCTATTTGACCCCTTCTTCACTACGAAAACGATTGGGAAAGGAACAGGCTTGGGGCTGTCGATTAGCTACCAAATTGTGACGGAAAAGCACCATGGCAAACTCTACTGCCACTCAACCTCTGGTCAGGGCGCTGAATTTGTCGTTGAGCTACCGATTCGCCAGGCAGGTGTGAGGTAA
- a CDS encoding amidohydrolase family protein — MVDLRIVNACLPEQEGLWEIAITDGIITGIDRTVQGNTILDAQKQLVIPGLVDAHIHLDKVFLLDRTPAVEGTFHEAMRETLKAKQAFTVADIQARARRALWQAISWGITLMRSHVEVDQVIGLTGMEALLPLRQEFAWGITLQLAVFAQEGITNQPHLPKLLREVVALGADVIGSAPYVDPDPEQNVRIVFDIAQEFDCDVDFHLDFLDDDLPLMLPFVIAETQRRGWQGRVCLGHMTKLANLPPEELLELARSMRLAGISLLALPASDLYMMARKDTHRVRRGVAPIHTLATSGATVGVATNNVQNLFTPFGDGDVLKICTLLAQVLHLGTASQQAQCLAMATTEAAAAIGELNHSITPGHLADLVILNAHSVTEAIAAAPLERTVIKRGRIVAQRKCESQFWTSKSV; from the coding sequence ATGGTCGATTTGCGAATCGTGAATGCTTGTTTGCCAGAGCAAGAAGGACTTTGGGAGATCGCAATTACAGATGGAATCATTACCGGGATCGATCGCACAGTCCAGGGAAACACCATTCTAGATGCCCAAAAGCAATTGGTGATTCCAGGCTTAGTCGATGCTCATATCCACCTCGATAAAGTCTTTTTGCTCGATCGCACTCCTGCTGTAGAAGGTACCTTTCACGAGGCAATGCGAGAAACCCTAAAAGCAAAGCAGGCTTTTACCGTTGCAGACATTCAAGCCAGAGCGCGACGGGCACTCTGGCAAGCGATTTCCTGGGGAATAACCCTGATGCGATCGCATGTCGAAGTAGATCAAGTCATTGGATTGACCGGAATGGAAGCTCTGCTACCCTTGCGACAGGAATTTGCTTGGGGAATTACACTCCAACTGGCTGTGTTTGCTCAAGAAGGAATCACGAATCAACCGCATCTTCCGAAACTTTTGCGTGAGGTAGTCGCTTTAGGAGCAGATGTGATTGGCTCTGCTCCTTACGTCGATCCAGACCCAGAGCAGAATGTGCGGATCGTGTTTGACATTGCTCAGGAGTTTGATTGTGATGTCGATTTTCACCTTGATTTTCTCGATGATGACTTACCGTTGATGCTGCCTTTTGTGATTGCAGAAACTCAACGGCGAGGATGGCAAGGACGAGTGTGTTTGGGGCATATGACCAAGCTCGCGAACTTGCCCCCTGAAGAACTCTTGGAGCTTGCTCGATCGATGCGTTTAGCGGGAATTTCGCTGCTCGCTTTGCCTGCATCTGACTTGTATATGATGGCGCGAAAAGATACGCATCGAGTCCGGCGCGGCGTGGCTCCGATTCACACCTTGGCCACCTCCGGCGCGACGGTTGGTGTGGCAACGAACAATGTGCAAAATCTCTTTACCCCCTTCGGAGATGGAGATGTACTAAAGATTTGTACATTGCTGGCGCAGGTGCTGCATTTAGGGACTGCAAGCCAGCAGGCACAATGTTTAGCGATGGCGACGACTGAGGCTGCCGCAGCGATCGGAGAACTCAATCACAGCATTACACCGGGTCATCTTGCCGATCTGGTGATCTTGAATGCTCATTCTGTCACTGAAGCGATCGCGGCTGCTCCGCTTGAACGAACGGTGATTAAGCGTGGGCGTATTGTCGCTCAGCGCAAATGTGAATCCCAGTTTTGGACTTCCAAATCTGTCTGA
- a CDS encoding PAS domain-containing sensor histidine kinase encodes MEPKNKVVETDRSAEIEQLKAQIVTLEQLLEVYEQETSSKSTKLEQALAQLQEHTQQLSHAETTLKALRSMLDSIGDPVVVTDQHGQFVFLNPAAETILGIRASSSLTNWARTWRDTQGLFLPDQTTPYPIEEFPLMQALRGESVDATEVFARTAEPLVENWLSVTARSLPDETGKIQGGVAVFHNVTSLKQTEVALRRSEAHSREQAQQLHHALQDLQKAQTQLIQTEKMSGIGQLVAGVAHEINNPISFVYGNITPANEYFQSLLRLLRLYQKHYPNPDLEIQAELDEIGLDFLEEDLQKLLKSIRSGAERVRQIVLALRNFSRLDETGMKPVDLHQGLDNTLLILQNRLQSKKGLPAIQVFHQYGELPLVNCDASQLNQVFINILSNAIDAIETRLQVSTTFVPTITITTKQQGGAIVIYIQDNGVGMMPEVMQRLFEPFFTTKPVGQGTGLGLSVSYQIIEKHGGTIRVTSELGQGSQFAIILPIKEPSDSQKQNLAIRSEN; translated from the coding sequence GTGGAACCAAAAAACAAAGTCGTCGAAACCGATCGATCAGCAGAAATTGAACAACTCAAGGCACAGATTGTAACCCTAGAACAATTGCTGGAAGTCTATGAACAAGAAACTTCTAGCAAATCGACGAAGCTAGAACAAGCGCTCGCACAACTTCAAGAACATACACAACAGCTGAGTCATGCAGAAACAACCCTAAAAGCCCTGCGGTCTATGTTAGACAGTATTGGTGATCCAGTTGTTGTGACTGATCAGCATGGTCAGTTTGTGTTTCTGAATCCTGCCGCTGAAACAATTTTAGGGATTCGCGCAAGTTCATCTTTAACGAATTGGGCAAGAACCTGGAGAGACACCCAAGGTCTGTTTTTACCCGACCAAACCACACCTTATCCAATCGAAGAATTTCCTCTCATGCAAGCACTTCGAGGTGAGTCGGTCGATGCAACCGAAGTTTTTGCCCGCACTGCTGAGCCACTGGTGGAAAATTGGTTGAGTGTCACTGCACGATCTCTGCCAGATGAGACTGGCAAGATCCAAGGTGGAGTTGCAGTTTTTCACAATGTTACAAGTCTCAAGCAAACGGAAGTTGCATTACGTCGATCAGAAGCCCATTCGCGAGAACAAGCCCAACAGCTTCACCATGCCCTCCAAGATTTGCAAAAAGCTCAAACGCAGCTTATACAGACAGAAAAAATGTCAGGAATCGGGCAGCTTGTCGCGGGTGTAGCACATGAGATTAATAATCCGATCAGCTTTGTTTACGGCAATATCACACCTGCGAATGAGTACTTCCAGAGTTTGCTGCGATTACTGCGTCTCTATCAAAAACATTATCCAAATCCTGATCTAGAGATTCAGGCAGAACTCGACGAGATCGGTCTCGATTTTCTTGAGGAAGACCTGCAAAAACTGTTGAAGTCGATCCGGTCAGGTGCTGAGCGCGTCCGCCAAATTGTGCTGGCATTACGAAATTTCTCGCGGTTGGATGAGACAGGGATGAAGCCTGTTGACCTTCACCAAGGACTAGATAATACTCTATTAATTCTGCAAAATCGTCTGCAATCCAAGAAAGGATTGCCTGCAATTCAGGTATTTCATCAGTATGGTGAGTTGCCGCTAGTGAACTGTGATGCTAGCCAACTGAATCAAGTCTTTATCAACATCTTGTCCAATGCGATCGACGCGATCGAGACAAGATTGCAAGTATCTACAACGTTCGTTCCGACCATTACGATTACAACAAAACAGCAGGGGGGTGCTATTGTCATTTACATTCAAGACAATGGAGTTGGCATGATGCCTGAGGTCATGCAACGCCTATTTGAGCCTTTTTTCACGACGAAACCTGTGGGTCAAGGGACAGGTTTGGGGCTTTCTGTTAGCTACCAGATTATTGAGAAACATGGCGGAACTATTCGAGTTACATCCGAGCTAGGTCAAGGAAGCCAATTTGCAATCATATTACCGATCAAGGAGCCATCAGATTCACAAAAGCAAAACCTTGCTATTAGAAGCGAAAACTAG
- a CDS encoding nucleoside deaminase has translation MMNDTELQHLRRCVELAAEALELGNHPFGSVLVAADGTVLAEDYNRVASGDQTRHPEFALARWAATNMTPEERATATVFTSGEHCPMCSAAHGWVGLGRIVYASSSEQLATWLAELGVPPLPVRPLPIQEVIPDVVVEGPVAELAVQVHNLHRRFYRSSPTE, from the coding sequence ATGATGAACGATACCGAATTGCAACATTTACGTCGCTGTGTAGAACTGGCAGCCGAGGCACTAGAGCTAGGCAATCATCCGTTTGGCTCTGTCCTTGTCGCTGCCGATGGAACCGTTCTTGCCGAGGATTACAACCGCGTGGCATCTGGCGACCAAACCCGCCACCCTGAGTTCGCGTTAGCACGATGGGCAGCGACAAACATGACTCCTGAAGAGCGAGCTACGGCAACTGTCTTTACTTCCGGTGAACACTGCCCAATGTGTTCGGCGGCACATGGCTGGGTGGGTCTGGGTCGCATTGTATATGCAAGCTCCTCGGAGCAACTGGCAACCTGGCTTGCTGAGCTAGGGGTTCCTCCCCTTCCCGTACGCCCCCTGCCGATCCAGGAAGTCATCCCGGATGTGGTCGTGGAGGGTCCGGTTGCCGAACTTGCAGTGCAAGTACACAATTTGCACCGCCGCTTCTATCGCTCATCCCCAACGGAGTGA
- a CDS encoding MHYT domain-containing protein, whose protein sequence is MHVAIHHYDFGLVGLSIVIAILASYSALDLAGRVTATQGKTRFAWLFGGAVSMGIGIWAMHFIGMLASCIPIPVSYNWSMVGLSILPAIGASGVALFIVSQPQIHLTQMALGSICMGLGIAVMHYSGMAAMQISATIVYDLKLVAASVGIAIAVSGAALYLAFRLREQNSLNWALRRLASSTLMGLAIPTMHYTGMAAVSFRVIDSALPIQSNFNAGILAIDIGLGVGLILSLVLLSAFLDRTQAQRLAQTLHKLQQTQSQLQLQSEQLQEYSHSLELKMAELDRSRAFLQAQRESSLDGILVVDCDRKIDAHNQRFLDLWHVPIDLRTTRDDHRMLAYVAEQMLDPQAFFEKVIYFYDQIHESDHCELLLKDGRTLERTSVPVNAENGENWGRIWYFRDITERKRAEAEILQKTQDLEQTLIELQNTQMQMVQAEKMSSLGQLVAGVAHEINNPVNFIHANLEYVDQYSQTLLNCVRLYQKSCPPSIAEIQVEELDLEFVQQDLPKILSSMRSGTERIRQIVLSLRNFSRLDESEFKAVNLHEGIDNTLLMLQHRLKATPERSAIQVKKEYGNLPLVECYAGQLNQVFMHILVNAIDALDERDAKLRYLESQLSQIHIRTSVIETQWVQIAISDNGIGIPAAVKHRIFDPFFTTKPIGKGTGIGMSISYQIVTDQHGGKLECCSLPGQGTEFRIKIPICQLNKHEAVV, encoded by the coding sequence ATGCACGTCGCGATCCATCACTATGATTTTGGCTTGGTTGGCTTGTCAATCGTCATTGCCATTCTTGCCTCATACAGCGCTCTAGATCTAGCAGGGCGAGTCACAGCGACCCAGGGCAAAACCCGATTTGCTTGGCTATTCGGCGGTGCGGTGTCGATGGGCATCGGAATTTGGGCAATGCACTTTATCGGTATGTTAGCTTCGTGTATTCCCATACCCGTCAGTTACAACTGGTCTATGGTTGGCTTGTCGATTCTGCCCGCCATTGGCGCTTCTGGAGTGGCATTGTTTATTGTGAGTCAGCCCCAGATTCACCTCACCCAAATGGCTCTAGGCAGCATTTGTATGGGATTGGGCATTGCCGTGATGCATTACAGCGGAATGGCAGCAATGCAGATTTCTGCCACAATTGTTTATGACCTCAAACTGGTTGCGGCATCGGTTGGAATCGCGATCGCAGTTTCAGGTGCCGCACTGTATCTTGCATTTCGGCTGAGAGAGCAAAACTCGTTAAATTGGGCACTGAGACGACTTGCCAGTAGTACGCTGATGGGGCTTGCCATTCCAACGATGCACTACACAGGCATGGCAGCCGTTTCCTTCCGTGTGATCGATTCAGCCCTCCCCATCCAATCGAACTTTAATGCTGGAATCTTAGCGATCGATATTGGTCTAGGTGTAGGACTGATTCTGAGTCTGGTTCTCCTGAGCGCCTTTCTAGATCGCACTCAAGCCCAACGTCTTGCGCAAACTCTACATAAATTACAACAGACGCAAAGCCAGTTGCAGTTACAATCTGAGCAACTCCAAGAATATAGCCACAGCTTGGAACTGAAAATGGCGGAACTCGATCGCAGTCGTGCTTTTTTACAAGCCCAGCGGGAGTCTTCGTTAGATGGGATCTTGGTCGTCGATTGCGATCGCAAGATTGATGCCCATAACCAAAGATTTCTAGACCTCTGGCATGTCCCGATCGATCTGAGAACGACCCGCGATGACCATCGAATGTTGGCGTATGTCGCTGAACAAATGCTAGATCCCCAAGCATTTTTCGAGAAAGTCATCTATTTCTATGATCAGATTCATGAATCTGATCATTGTGAATTACTGCTCAAAGACGGCAGAACTTTAGAGCGAACGTCAGTTCCGGTGAATGCAGAGAATGGAGAAAATTGGGGACGAATTTGGTATTTCCGAGACATCACAGAGCGCAAACGAGCAGAAGCAGAAATTTTGCAAAAAACTCAGGATCTAGAGCAAACGCTCATCGAGTTGCAGAATACGCAAATGCAAATGGTGCAGGCTGAAAAAATGTCGAGTCTGGGGCAATTAGTGGCGGGCGTTGCTCACGAAATCAATAATCCCGTGAATTTCATTCATGCCAACTTAGAGTATGTGGATCAGTACAGCCAAACTCTGCTCAATTGTGTGCGTCTCTACCAGAAGTCCTGTCCTCCCTCTATAGCTGAAATTCAAGTAGAGGAATTGGACTTGGAATTTGTTCAGCAGGATTTGCCCAAAATTCTCAGTTCGATGCGAAGCGGGACAGAACGAATTCGTCAAATTGTGCTGTCACTCCGCAATTTCTCACGTCTCGACGAATCGGAATTCAAAGCAGTCAATCTGCACGAGGGGATCGACAACACGCTACTCATGTTGCAACATCGCTTGAAAGCGACTCCGGAACGTTCAGCAATTCAAGTCAAGAAGGAGTATGGCAACTTGCCGCTTGTCGAATGCTATGCTGGACAACTCAATCAGGTGTTTATGCATATTTTGGTGAATGCGATCGATGCGTTAGATGAGCGAGATGCCAAATTACGATATCTAGAGAGCCAACTCAGCCAAATCCACATTCGGACTTCCGTCATTGAAACGCAATGGGTGCAGATTGCCATCTCTGATAATGGAATAGGGATACCCGCAGCGGTGAAGCACCGGATTTTCGACCCGTTTTTTACCACAAAACCGATTGGTAAAGGGACAGGTATCGGAATGTCGATTAGCTACCAGATCGTCACCGACCAACACGGTGGCAAACTCGAATGCTGCTCTCTGCCAGGTCAGGGAACAGAATTTAGAATCAAGATTCCAATTTGCCAACTAAACAAGCATGAAGCTGTCGTTTGA
- a CDS encoding MarC family protein, with the protein MFDAQFVSLPADWHAFTQHLPLAFIAKAFLTLFVIIDPIGLVPLFISLVEGRSLEEQARIARRAIFVSAAILSTFALSGAFVLRYLDISIEAFQVTAGILLFKIGIDMVFAHRERETKEEEQEAHMRQDVSIFPLAIPLIAGPGTLASMLILIQEAESHVLGEVIVLTDAAIVLLIAYGLLMLAKYLAQWLGQTGVNVVTRILGVLLAALAVQYIADGTIALLQAGVIHFLQQHPV; encoded by the coding sequence ATGTTTGATGCTCAATTTGTGTCGCTCCCTGCCGACTGGCACGCTTTCACGCAACATCTTCCCCTTGCTTTCATCGCCAAAGCCTTTTTAACGCTGTTTGTCATCATCGATCCGATCGGGTTAGTTCCCCTGTTTATCTCGCTGGTTGAGGGTCGATCGCTAGAGGAACAAGCGCGGATTGCCCGACGCGCTATTTTCGTCTCCGCCGCAATTCTTTCGACATTTGCTCTCTCTGGAGCCTTTGTTCTCCGCTATCTTGACATCAGCATTGAGGCATTTCAGGTGACCGCAGGAATCTTACTCTTCAAGATTGGCATTGATATGGTGTTTGCCCATCGTGAGCGAGAAACCAAAGAAGAAGAACAAGAAGCACACATGCGTCAGGATGTGAGTATTTTTCCGTTAGCAATTCCCTTAATTGCAGGTCCTGGTACACTCGCCAGTATGCTGATTCTGATTCAGGAAGCTGAAAGTCATGTGTTGGGAGAAGTGATCGTCTTAACGGATGCCGCGATCGTACTGTTGATTGCTTACGGATTGTTAATGCTGGCAAAGTATTTAGCCCAATGGTTGGGACAGACAGGGGTGAATGTGGTGACTCGAATTTTAGGAGTGTTGCTGGCAGCACTAGCAGTGCAATACATTGCAGATGGCACAATTGCTTTGTTACAAGCGGGTGTGATCCACTTTTTGCAGCAGCATCCGGTCTAG
- a CDS encoding GlcG/HbpS family heme-binding protein, producing the protein MQKRTRAVVSTVVFSLLAVNGTHAFGQSVRNEKQISLELASEAAMSAIAQCREQGFRVSAVVLDRGGNTKIAMTDDSAGLHTLDSARRKAYTALTFRVPSAEFAKRVATTPALASFEGVIALAGGLPIRSGNEVIGSIGIGGAPAGERDEGCAQTGIRKIQSRL; encoded by the coding sequence ATGCAAAAACGTACGAGGGCAGTTGTGAGTACAGTTGTCTTTTCGCTTTTAGCGGTCAATGGGACTCACGCTTTCGGTCAATCCGTGCGAAATGAAAAGCAAATTTCGCTAGAACTCGCAAGCGAAGCGGCAATGTCGGCGATCGCGCAATGTCGGGAGCAAGGCTTTCGCGTGAGCGCTGTGGTTCTTGATCGAGGCGGAAATACTAAAATAGCGATGACCGACGACAGCGCAGGCTTGCATACTCTAGATAGCGCACGGCGCAAAGCTTACACAGCCTTGACCTTTCGCGTACCGAGCGCCGAGTTTGCGAAACGGGTCGCTACGACTCCAGCTTTGGCAAGTTTTGAGGGAGTGATCGCGTTGGCAGGCGGCTTGCCAATAAGATCGGGCAACGAGGTGATCGGCTCGATCGGCATTGGTGGTGCACCGGCTGGAGAACGAGACGAAGGGTGTGCCCAAACAGGAATTCGGAAAATTCAGAGTCGATTGTAA
- a CDS encoding tyrosine-type recombinase/integrase, which yields MTQRKGNVVVQTVNDRLRLQWTWTKTLGGDGKRYWLSLGLYDDAVNQTIAQNKAAVIQRDMETGHFDPTLSKYQPDSKKNGDIDLLNLFIQFIEFKKISIGSTSLEKYSVLKKHIEQFFGLKLASETSSKDCFNFRDWLLERQQPSTAYERLVLLSAAFDWGIAQKLISENPCKVVADSMQVPSQSVPQPFEADEALKIIAAFRESPDYSFYLDLVIFQFSIGTRFGEAAALRWGALSRDCSKITISEAVNRSKERKSTKNHKVRYFEVPPELSAILLARRPPNYSPENLVFPSRRTGGMIGYRTFNDAWWAVVSTLDVQQLPPSKTRCTFVSLSLMDGQNPLEVCAMTGHDPKTMFEYYARFVGFPKARSLYRG from the coding sequence ATGACCCAAAGGAAAGGAAATGTTGTCGTTCAGACTGTGAATGATCGCTTACGGCTTCAGTGGACTTGGACAAAAACGCTTGGTGGAGACGGTAAGCGTTACTGGCTCTCACTGGGACTGTATGACGACGCAGTGAATCAGACGATCGCGCAAAACAAAGCTGCTGTCATCCAGCGCGACATGGAAACAGGTCACTTTGATCCGACCTTGAGCAAATATCAGCCGGATTCTAAAAAGAATGGGGATATAGATCTTTTAAATTTATTTATTCAATTTATTGAATTTAAAAAAATATCTATAGGCTCTACTTCTCTTGAAAAATATTCAGTTCTCAAAAAACACATAGAACAGTTCTTCGGACTAAAACTTGCATCAGAAACTAGCTCGAAAGACTGCTTCAACTTTCGAGACTGGCTACTAGAAAGACAGCAACCTTCTACCGCTTATGAACGGCTTGTGTTGCTGTCGGCTGCGTTTGATTGGGGAATCGCTCAAAAACTCATCTCAGAGAATCCCTGCAAGGTTGTTGCGGATTCGATGCAGGTTCCGTCTCAGAGTGTGCCGCAGCCGTTTGAAGCGGACGAGGCGTTAAAGATCATTGCTGCATTTCGAGAGAGTCCGGATTACAGCTTTTATCTCGACTTAGTGATTTTCCAGTTCTCCATCGGAACCAGGTTTGGGGAAGCGGCTGCATTGCGATGGGGCGCACTTTCGCGGGATTGCTCCAAAATCACCATTTCTGAAGCAGTGAATCGCTCTAAGGAGCGCAAATCGACTAAGAACCATAAGGTTCGCTATTTCGAGGTTCCGCCCGAGTTGAGTGCTATTTTACTCGCCCGTCGTCCTCCGAATTACAGCCCAGAGAATTTAGTATTTCCGTCGCGTCGCACTGGTGGGATGATTGGCTATCGCACGTTCAATGACGCATGGTGGGCAGTGGTGAGTACATTGGATGTTCAGCAATTGCCTCCGAGTAAAACGAGATGCACCTTTGTTTCGCTGTCATTAATGGATGGTCAGAATCCGCTAGAGGTTTGTGCGATGACGGGCCATGATCCCAAAACAATGTTCGAGTATTATGCCCGGTTTGTGGGTTTTCCCAAGGCTCGGTCACTGTATCGAGGTTAA